A DNA window from Calliphora vicina chromosome 1, idCalVici1.1, whole genome shotgun sequence contains the following coding sequences:
- the LOC135949365 gene encoding uncharacterized protein LOC135949365, with amino-acid sequence MTSRLSKEQLLDGLKHAGAEIPANASSSRLRELYDNVVVGNFKEAGEPSVSSETSTAATASSGIECLIWYANLKLEVNKSQAKANNDVKPNDARYEPEVKHNSEAKSDVKTRPADISKESQLAVTAVVASTQDSVNEAANLDLQLDILRKKHELLKLQHAIADLENGGLLQTEVTQVSTPHVTSNRLTFRDIEHTIAKFDGENRAYGVYDFLRNFDRVMNMVAADKLFKYTSLCNSLTGTARLLLNRTDVISYAQLKAALVKEFGRAINRGEIYKILSNYKWNKKDNLRRYVLEMENIASRCDDIDEFELIGFIISGMQDNTPEAYLLMNARTLDQFKESLDLYEQRRASRPVISRVADTPNKPMMTKRSAEATSVPSDTANIRCYNCTQMGHFQSKCPYDKRPDGSCFRCWQMGHDHRNCTYPKKLLTQRKREIAAVSSDNADVRDDFYEDTISAVNNVSIAFCDSEIKCRRFMNCFSLFDTGSPTNFVKRSYVPHSVNNTAIKSKYRGLGQYVMMTYGTTEAKIKFRNQCEKIVLNIVPDTTMSIPLILGREFLNKFNIHLYKKLKKEFSNKCTEFLDENRSFFCALDLNREVKPRSQSAVSSDVEKIISYNRDYLNRDQITRCKLNEDLGKGNAIKSEILCEDEYAAGNYCDLESILFDVCCVYTTLSDVDVNPNLSQEHFENLRDVIYRNYLEANDIEVKPYAYEMNIKLTSDTPFHFLPRRLSYYERGELRNITDKLVENNIIRPSESPYASAVVLVKKKNGEIRKCVDYRALNKLTIRDNFPLPLIEDCIEYLGGKKYFTTIDLKNGFFHVKMASDSIKYTSFVTPYGQFEYLRMPFGLKNAPAKICTESRKNYKNLEAADTRWEVCANRRVL; translated from the exons ATGACGTCTCGACTATCCAAAGAGCAGCTGTTAGACGGATTGAAACATGCTGGTGCGGAAATTCCAGCAAATGCTTCTTCCTCCCGGCTTCGTGAGCTCTATGACAATGTTGTCGTTGGAAATTTTAAAGAGGCTGGAGAACCTTCGGTTTCATCGGAAACGTCTACCGCTGCAACTGCCTCATCTGGTATAGAATGCCTCATCTGGtatgcaaatttaaaactcGAAGTCAATAAATCTCAAGCAAAAGCTAATAATGATGTGAAGCCTAATGATGCCAGATATGAACCTGAAGTAAAACACAATTCTGAGGCCAAATCTGATGTTAAAACAAGACCTGCAGATATTAGCAAGGAAAGTCAATTAGCCGTTACTGCTGTTGTCGCTTCAACTCAAGATTCCGTTAATGAAGCTGCTAATTTGGACcttcaattggacattttgcgaaaaaaacaTGAGTTATTAAAACTTCAACACGCGATCGCTGATTTAGAAAATGGCGGCTTATTGCAGACCGAAGTTACACAAGTATCAACACCACATGTCACCTCGAACCGATTGACCTTTCGTGACATTGAGCACACCATCGCCAAGTTCGATGGTGAGAACCGGGCATACGGTGTGTATGATTTTCTACGAAATTTTGATCGCGTTATGAATATGGTTGCTGCTGACAAACTATTTAAATACACTTCTCTGTGTAACTCGCTGACGGGCACCGCACGGCTTTTATTAAATAGAACTGACGTTATTAGTTACGCTCAACTAAAGGCAGCACTAGTCAAAGAATTTGGCCGAGCCATAAATCGCggcgaaatttataaaattttaagtaactaCAAGTGGAATAAAAAGGATAACCTCCGACGTTATGTGTTAGAGATGGAAAATATTGCATCCCGCTGTGATGACATAGACGAATTTGAACTAATTGGCTTTATTATTAGTGGTATGCAAGACAATACACCAGAGGCATATTTGCTTATGAACGCTCGTACATTGGATCAATTTAAAGAGTCCTTGGATTTGTACGAACAGCGCCGTGCTAGCCGTCCTGTCATCAGCCGTGTTGCAGACACTCCAAATAAACCAATGATGACAAAAAGATCGGCTGAGGCCACTTCTGTCCCATCGGACACTGCCAATATACGATGCTATAATTGTACACAAATGGGGCACTTTCAAAGCAAATGCCCTTACGATAAGCGACCTGATGGAAGCTGTTTCCGCTGTTGGCAGATGGGTCATGATCATCGTAATTGCACTTATCCCAAGAAGTTACTGACTCAGCGTAAAAGGGAAATTGCCGCTGTGAGTTCTGATAATGCTGACGTTAGAGATGATTTTTACGAAGATACCATTAGTGCTGTAAATAATGTAAGTATTGCCTTTTGTGATAGTGAGATCAAGTGCAGAAGATTTATGAattgtttttctctttttgatACCGGTAGCCCAACTAACTTTGTAAAGAGATCTTATGTTCCACATTCCGTAAATAATACTGCAATTAAGTCGAAATATCGCGGCCTAGGCCAATATGTTATGATGACTTATGGAACAACAgaagcaaaaattaaatttagaaaccAATGTGAAAAGATAGTATTGAATATTGTGCCGGACACAACTATGTCTATCCCACTCATACTGGGGCGagaatttcttaataaatttaatattcatttgtataaaaaattaaaaaaagagttttcaaataaatgtaCTGAATTTCTGGATGAAAACCGATCATTTTTCTGTGCACTTGATCTTAATAGGGAAGTCAAACCAAGAAGTCAATCAGCTGTTAGTAGTGatgtagaaaaaataatatccTATAACCGTGACTATTTGAATCGCGACCAAATTACTCGGTGTAAATTAAATGAAGACTTAGGCAAGGGCAATGCGATAAAATCTGAGATTTTATGTGAAGATGAATATGCTGCTGGTAACTACTGTGATTTAGAAAGcattttatttgatgtttgTTGTGTTTATACGACTTTATCAGATGTTGATGTCAATCCGAATCTCAGTCAAgagcattttgaaaatttgcgtGATGTGATTTACAGAAACTATCTTGAGGCGAATGATATAGAGGTAAAGCCTTATGCGTATGAAATGAACATCAAATTAACAAGTGATACTCCATTTCATTTTTTGCCACGCCGTTTATCCTATTATGAAAGAGGGGAATTGCGGAACATTACAGACAAATTAgttgaaaataatataattagaCCCAGTGAGTCTCCTTACGCTTCTGCTGTAGTTTTGGTAAagaagaaaaatggagaaatacgTAAATGTGTAGACTATCGTGCTTTAAACAAGCTTACTATTAGAGATAATTTTCCATTGCCTCTAATTGAGGATTGCATAGAATATTTGGGTGGCAAAAAGTATTTCACCACCATTGATTTAAAGAACGGgttcttccatgtcaaaatggCTTCAGATTCAATAAAATACACGTCTTTCGTAACACCATACGGGCAATTCGAGTACTTACGTATGCCTTTCGGTCTAAAGAATGCACCTGCC AAAATTTGTACCGAATCACGCAAGAATTACAAAAACCTTGAGGCAGCTGACACGAGATGGGAAGTATGTGCCAACAGAAGAGTGTTATAA